DNA from Leptospiraceae bacterium:
AAAATCCAGAGCTTGCTTCAATTCTTCTTCATCAGAAATCTCCACCCAAAAAGGAACTTTGTTTCCTAAACCCATTGAGGTTTTGGATTTTATTTCCACATCACGTAGAATCTTCATTGTTTTTTTTCACTTGTTGATAGATTTCTTCTAAGATTGAGAGTTTTTCTTCTTTGGGTAAATCTGAAGGATACTTTTCTTGATAAAGACTCATCACTTTTTGAAAGCGATACAAAAATTTTTCGATACTTTTATGCAGAGCCAATTCTGCTGAGATCTTCACGTGTCTTGCTAAATTGACAACAGAAAACAACAAATCCCCAATTTCTGTTTCGAGTTTTTCTTTGTCTTTTTCGTTCGAGAGAACTGTTTCGATTTCTTGGATTTCTTCTTTGATTTTTTGTAGGATTTCTTTTAGGTGGGATTTGTTTTCATTGGGTATCCAATCAAATCCCTCTAATGAAGCTTGCTTTTGAATCTTTTGTGCTCTCATCAAAGCAGGTAAGAATTCTGTATTTTCTCCTATTTCTTTTTTTTTAAAGCTTTCCCAGTTTTTTAAGATAATGTCTGTGTCTTTTGTAGATTTATCCCCAAATACATGAGGATGACGAGAAATGTATTTTTCAAAAAGAAAATCATACACATCATTTAAAGTAAAAAGGTTTTCTTCTTCCCCCAAGTAAATATAGAAAAAAATCAAAAACAACATGTCTCCTAATTCTTCTTTGAGGATAGAGGCTTTTTTGGTTTTTTCCTTTGTTTGGATGCCTTGGATGATTTCGTAAGCTTCCTCCAACAAAGAAGGTGCTAAACTTTGAAACGTTTGTTTTTTATCCCACTCACAATAAGCCCTCAAGATTGAAACCAATTGATAGAGCTTCTTGTCCTTTTGAGGAATGCTTTCTAAGATTTGGATGAGTTCTTGCCCCATCAGTGATAATTCTCGTTGAGAACTCTTCAAAGCAATTGTTTTATCAGAACGAAAACTGTTTTTTCTCTTCGAGATATTTTAAATAATCTCCACTTTCAATCCAAACTGCTAAATTCAAAGGCTGATTGTACCAATAGATAAACGAAAAGATCTTCTGAAATTCATGAAGTTTTTGTATCAGTTCTTGAGAATTTGCATAATGGTGATCTTCAGGAATCAAAAATGACTTTGTCCGCTTTCGAACAAATAAGGACTTTTTTAAGTTGTATTGATTGTAATCTTCATAAAAGTCTAAATCGAAAAACAAAATCGCTGGAACCCGATAGATTTCTCCAATCACAATGCTGTCCTTTGCAGGTTTTGCCGCGGGATATTCCCCCAAATCATAGAGCTTCCCGAAAACAAATCCTTTTCCTAGGTAAATTCCTTCTTTTTTGAGTTTGATGGATAAAGGATGATGGAATTTAGAAAGCAATGTTCCATATACAAATAAAAATTCCATTTATTCCAACATCAGTTCAAAGCTTGATTTCACTCAAAAGAAACCGTACGGCATTTAGCGACAATCCCACAGCATTCAAGTAATCCCCCACAATCGATTCCACCAAAATGGCACCTTCACCTTGAATGGCGTATCCACCCGCCTTGTCATAGGGTTCTGCTGTTTCGATGTATTCTTTAATGTCCGTATCCGAGAGTTTACGAAAAGTCACTAAGGTCATAATGTCTTTTGTGATGATCATTTTATTATGATTGATAATGCAATGAGAGGTCACAACCGTATGAGTTTTTCCTGATAGGAACTTTAACATCAAATAGGCTTCTTCAAAGCTTTGTGGTTTTGTCAAAAAGTACTGATTGTAATAAACCAAAGTATCAGCGGAAAGAACCAAAAACTTTTGTTGGGTCTGTTGTAATTCTTCCCAGGTGATCAAAGCTTTTTGGATTGCTAAGTTAGAACAAATTTCATGTATCAACCCTTTGTGATGCGCTGATTGGACTTCCCATATTCCACCTTGTTTTTTTATGGTTGATAGGTGCTGTAAAAACAGTTCTTCGTCGAATCTGGGTGGGATAACTTCGAAATCCAAACCCCATTTTTGCAAAATCCACTTTCTTCGAGGTGAGTTTGATGCTAAGTAAACTTTGATCTGCTGTTGGGAGAGAAAATCATTCCAATGTTGGATTTCACGTAATTCCATTGGCATAAAGCAAAATCTAGTTATTTTCAAGACAAACAAACGACAAGTGAATTTTTTTCTTTGAAATAAGGATTAATTTTTTAATTCAATAAAATTCAAAGAAATAATTACTGTATTGAGTTCAGATAAAAATTCTTAAAATTAAGAAATCCGTCTAATTGCTTAATAAATAAACAATCTGAATAATTTTTATCTTAGATTTTGACTTAAAGGTTAATAAATAAAAAGGTATTTCTTTTGCATAATGTTTTTTAAACCTTTTTATTTTCAAAAAATTGATTTCACTTCAAACAACATTTGGAGGTTGTTATGAAAAATCAACTGAAAATGAGATTAAAAACTTTTTTTTTCACTACTTTAGCTGTGTTTAGCTTACATCCAATCGGAGCTTTTGAACCATCTATCAATGTGAGCATTCCAGTTGTATCAACCTACATCTTTCGTGGAGTTGATGTTTTTCAAAATAAACATTTGATTGATAAGACATCTTATAGTAGTTTTAATTTGGCGCCTGCGATACAACCAAGTATTACCTTTAATTTTTCAGAAGGGTGGTATTTTAATATTTGGTCCTCGTTTGCCTTAGTGAATCGAAGCGATGCCGATGTGGACGAATTGTTACAAGAAGGTCCTGGTGACACTGGTACGATTGCACAAGCCTATGGAAGTTTTATTGCAAGTCTTTTAACTGATAATCCATTGCCAATTGGTATCATAACATCGACAATTCAAAATACTGTTGATCAAAACGGCTTAGAAGCTTATCTTACTGGTTCAGCTAATTTTCCAAATTTTTATAAAGAACCCGTTGGACTCCATCGCGTTGACGAGGTTGACCTAACGTTAGGATACTCTTTTTCCACAAAGTTAGGAACTATGTCAGGAGGGATTGTAACATACTTACTACCTAACACTGCGGAGGGTGTGGTAGGTGGTGATCAATTTACGGAAATTTTTGTTGGATATTCTCCCTCTGGACTACCAAATTTGTCGATTTATTTATACGGAGAATTCAACGGTGATGGATACGGTGGTTCTACTTTCACAACAATTAGTTACAAAATCCCTATTGTTGAAGGAGATGCTGCTACATTCACTTTTGAACCTGCAATTGCTTATCAAACCCAAAACGGATTACAAGGTATCAAATATATTAGCTTTCCTTTTAATCTTAGTGTAGGGAATTTTTTTGTAAGTCTTGTAGGTTATTATCGCTTCACTATCGAATTCTTTGATCCAGACCCCTACAAAAATGACTTGGTCTCTTTGATAGGACTTTCATCCAATACAGACGGAAAAATACAAGATCCTTCAAAGTTAGGAAATGGGTTTAATATCGAAGGAACTATCATTTCTGATATTTATAATGATATTTATACTCAAGCAGGTATACCTCTTACATACACTTACACCCCATTACAAGATATACCAAGAATCATTTTTTACTTTGCAATCGGTTATAGTTTCAGCTTCTAAACTCTCTCCTTTAGCCACCTAAACAAGGTGGCATTTTTTTATTTTTTTTCATCATTAAGCCATTTTCGTATAATCATACTTGCCTGCTTGGGATTTTCTTTTACAACTTCTTTCGTATTGTTGATCATTTCTTGTTTTTCTTCGGAGGTAAGGTTGACTTTTATTTTTTCTTTTTTATAAGAAGTAGGCTTCTTTTTTGAGGGAGCTTCACTCGAAAGGGAAAAATACAAAATAACGAAACCAACAATCAAGAAAAAAGCAAATGCCAGTCCAAATAAGAGCTCGATGGACATTAAATTTCAGGGGGTGCAATTCTCGTGAGTTCGGCAAACTTGACCCCACGAACACCAGATAACTCAATATTAATTTTTTGGATTTCCTTTGCTAATCCTTTCATCACGATGATTTCTAAACAATCATCTTCATTTACATGAATGTGTAAATTACACAAGATATTGATTAAGTTTGTATGTTGTATGTGGATCATTTTTTCTGAAAGATCAGAAGTATGGTGATTATAAATGATTGATAAAACGCCAATCACGTTTTCTTCTGGGTTTTTCCATTTGTCTGCAACAATCTTTTCACGAATCAAATCCCGAATGAATTCTGACCGAGAAGCATATCCCTGGTCAATGAACTGCTGATCCATGATTTGAAGTAATTCCTCCGGCAAAGATATACTAAAACGCACATATTTATCACTTTTAGTTTCCATAACTGGGTTTATTGGTTGATAATATTATTTATTTCTTTTGGCAATTCTATTTTTTTAAGAACTTCATCATGGCTCGTAGTTTTTTTCCGGTTTCTTCGATTA
Protein-coding regions in this window:
- the mazG gene encoding nucleoside triphosphate pyrophosphohydrolase, whose amino-acid sequence is MKSSQRELSLMGQELIQILESIPQKDKKLYQLVSILRAYCEWDKKQTFQSLAPSLLEEAYEIIQGIQTKEKTKKASILKEELGDMLFLIFFYIYLGEEENLFTLNDVYDFLFEKYISRHPHVFGDKSTKDTDIILKNWESFKKKEIGENTEFLPALMRAQKIQKQASLEGFDWIPNENKSHLKEILQKIKEEIQEIETVLSNEKDKEKLETEIGDLLFSVVNLARHVKISAELALHKSIEKFLYRFQKVMSLYQEKYPSDLPKEEKLSILEEIYQQVKKNNEDST
- a CDS encoding gamma-glutamylcyclotransferase, translated to MEFLFVYGTLLSKFHHPLSIKLKKEGIYLGKGFVFGKLYDLGEYPAAKPAKDSIVIGEIYRVPAILFFDLDFYEDYNQYNLKKSLFVRKRTKSFLIPEDHHYANSQELIQKLHEFQKIFSFIYWYNQPLNLAVWIESGDYLKYLEEKKQFSF
- a CDS encoding Maf family protein, which codes for MELREIQHWNDFLSQQQIKVYLASNSPRRKWILQKWGLDFEVIPPRFDEELFLQHLSTIKKQGGIWEVQSAHHKGLIHEICSNLAIQKALITWEELQQTQQKFLVLSADTLVYYNQYFLTKPQSFEEAYLMLKFLSGKTHTVVTSHCIINHNKMIITKDIMTLVTFRKLSDTDIKEYIETAEPYDKAGGYAIQGEGAILVESIVGDYLNAVGLSLNAVRFLLSEIKL
- the nikR gene encoding nickel-responsive transcriptional regulator NikR — translated: METKSDKYVRFSISLPEELLQIMDQQFIDQGYASRSEFIRDLIREKIVADKWKNPEENVIGVLSIIYNHHTSDLSEKMIHIQHTNLINILCNLHIHVNEDDCLEIIVMKGLAKEIQKINIELSGVRGVKFAELTRIAPPEI